Proteins encoded within one genomic window of Carassius carassius chromosome 22, fCarCar2.1, whole genome shotgun sequence:
- the LOC132098903 gene encoding ubiquitin-conjugating enzyme E2 H, whose amino-acid sequence MSSPSPGKRRMDTDVVKLIESKHEVTILSGLNEFVVKFYGPQGTPYEGGVWKVRVDLPDKYPFKSPSIGFMNKIFHPNIDEASGTVCLDVINQTWTALYDLTNIFESFLPQLLAYPNPIDPLNGDAAAMYLHRPEDYKQKIKEYIQKYATEEALKEQEEGAGDSSSESSMSDFSEDEAQDMEL is encoded by the exons ATGTCGTCTCCAAGTCCGGGCAAAAGACGAATGGACACCGACGTGGTGAAGCt TATCGAGAGTAAACATGAAGTCACAATCCTGAGTGGACTCAATGAATTTGTAGTGAAGTTTTATGGACCACAAGGAA CACCGTATGAAGGGGGCGTATGGAAGGTGCGAGTAGATCTTCCAGACAAATACCCCTTCAAATCACCCTCTATAG GATTTATGAATAAGATTTTTCATCCGAACATTGATGAAGC GTCAGGGACAGTGTGTTTAGATGTGATCAACCAGACATGGACCGCTCTTTATG ATCTCACCAATATCTTCGAGTCGTTTTTGCCACAGTTGCTGGCCTACCCGAACCCCATCGACCCTCTGAACGGGGACGCCGCAGCCATGTACCTACACCGACCAGAGGACTACAAACAGAAAATCAAAG AATACATCCAGAAATATGCAACAGAGGAGGCTCTGAAGGAGCAGGAGGAAGGAGCGGGCGACTCCTCTTCAGAAAGCTCCATGTCTGACTTTTCAGAGGACGAAGCTCAGGACATGGAGTTGTAG